GACTTTTTCCAGACGTAGGGGCTTCACATTTTCTTTCTAGGCTCCCAGGGCATTTTGGTAACTTcccatctttattttttatttataaatgtaGAAGTTTTAAGATAAATTTAGAAGCTGATTCAAACatatatgaatttaaaaataattataaaattaataataatattcttaATATAGATATtagtttatttgaaaaataaaaaaaagaattctACTAATTTAGTTCTAAATTCTGTGCAGGAGAATTTTTAGGACTCACAGGAGGCAGACTAAATGGGGCAGAAATGCTTGCATGTGGCTTGGCAACACATTTTCTTTTCTctaaagtaattaaataaataattaattaattcattatttccaaatatatataatttttttcatataatttattttatttattagatttattatataataataaataatttttaattttatcttaatacAGGATTTACCGTTGCTGGAAAATACTCTCAAAACATCAGATATGGCCACAATTTGTCAAGttgttaataaatttactcAAAAACCAAACTTAAAGCAAGACACTATTTATCAAACCCAAAGGTgattaattttacaattaatcaataattattaagtaaattttattattactcaATAACTTTATCAcataacttttcttatttaatttattattatatagatTTTGATTATTTTGTATTTGTCATTAATTAGATTGGAGACTATTAACAAATGTTTCTCAAAAGATACCATTGAGGAAATCTTACTAGCACTTGTAAGTTcataaattatttctttttttattatattgtaaaaatataaaattattcgacataattaattaatttttattaaaataaaattaatttatttattgcaaGGAAAATGAGGCGAAAAACAATCCAGAAATTTGGATCACTGAGGCAATAAATTCCATGAAGGCAGCTAGTCATACTAGCCTGAAGATTACATTAAGATCGGTAATTTTTATTTGACAGTTGAAATTCATTTATAATTAAGATAATTTGATGTAATTTTCAATAtggtaattaattttttaaaattctgaaAAATTCAGATTAAAGAAGGACGATTGCAAAATTTGAAACAATGTCTTGTACGTGAATATACAATTTGCTGCAATGTTCTTCGAGCAACAGTGAGCTATGATTTTTACGAGGTAAAATTGGGAAGATAATTATTGTTTAAATCCAATGCATGGTGGATCAAtatgtaatatataaattatatttgtgGGTCATTTCATAATTATTGTTTATTGAATTCCATAAATGGAATTTTAAAAAGcatttacattattttaattttttttcagtttataGTTATTCTTAATATTAAGGGATTTCATTTCTAACTCTGCAGGGTTCAAGAGCTTTGCTATTTGACAAGGACAAGAAACCAAAGGTATCATataattaagattttattaaattttagaaattattttaaataattaaaatttacgtaaaatatatataattttatttattttaatgcaaACAGTGGGAACCTTCAAAACTGGAGTTGGTAAGTAAAGAGATGGTGAATCGTTGTTTCAATGGCATAGATGATGATGACTGGAAATGTCTGCAAATTCCTGATAGATCTGTATCATCTGGGGACGTCTTGAAGCCTaaactttaaatattttctattatttattgttattc
This Manihot esculenta cultivar AM560-2 chromosome 6, M.esculenta_v8, whole genome shotgun sequence DNA region includes the following protein-coding sequences:
- the LOC110608264 gene encoding 3-hydroxyisobutyryl-CoA hydrolase 1-like produces the protein MPSFCNFKTELKKVLFEGDSFYREVILNRPTKLNSLDYEVISLMFKNFRDFETDSTVKFVILKANGRAFSAGGDVVSIVSSMVTGHWSFGARFYKKQFNLDYLLATYKKPLLPLIDGIVMGGGAGLCMNGRFRIVTEKAVFAMPEASIGLFPDVGASHFLSRLPGHFGEFLGLTGGRLNGAEMLACGLATHFLFSKDLPLLENTLKTSDMATICQVVNKFTQKPNLKQDTIYQTQRLETINKCFSKDTIEEILLALENEAKNNPEIWITEAINSMKAASHTSLKITLRSIKEGRLQNLKQCLVREYTICCNVLRATVSYDFYEGSRALLFDKDKKPKWEPSKLELVSKEMVNRCFNGIDDDDWKCLQIPDRSVSSGDVLKPKL